In Oncorhynchus clarkii lewisi isolate Uvic-CL-2024 chromosome 24, UVic_Ocla_1.0, whole genome shotgun sequence, one DNA window encodes the following:
- the LOC139382647 gene encoding putative uncharacterized protein DDB_G0281733 produces MPYEERETGLPRQPHSGRYKAMLLQRDLGFVVTRLYGAAAKALGKQTVKHRDSRETVKHNTHSRETVQHRDSRETVKHNTHSRETVKHRDSRETVKHRDSRETVNTTHTAERQSNTKTAERQSTQHTQQRDSQTQRHQRDSQTQRQQRDSQHNTHSRETVQHKDSRETVNTTHTAERQSNTETSETIKHRDSRETVKHNTHSSETVKHNTHSRETIKHREQRDSQTQHTQQKDSQTQRQQRDSQTQHTQQRDNQTHRQQRDSQITAACLSLSTLLLQHVSLSTLLLQHVSLSTVLLQPVSLLCYCSLSLYCVTAACLSTLLLQPVSLLCYCSLSLSLLCYCSLSLYCVASLYQTSPLFL; encoded by the exons ATGCCTTATGAGGAACGGGAGACTGGGCTGCCCAGACAGCCACACTCTGGACGCTATAAAGCTATGCTACTGCAAAGAGACTTGGGATTTGTAGTGACTAGACTCTATGGTGCTGCAGCTAAGGCACTTGGGAAAC agacagtcaaacacagagacagcagagagacagtcaaacacaacacacacagcagagagacagtccaacacagagacagcagagagacagtcaaacacaacacacacagcagagagacagtcaaacacagagacagcagagagacagtcaaacacagagacagcagagagacagtcaacacaacacacacagcagagagacagtcCAACACaaagacagcagagagacagtcaacacaacacacacagcagagagacagtcaaacacagagacatcagagagacagtcaaacacagagacagcagagagacagtcaacacaacacacacagcagagagacagtcCAACACaaagacagcagagagacagtcaacacaacacacacagcagagagacagtcaaacacagagacatcagagacaatcaaacacagagacagcagagagacagtcaaacacaacacac acagcagtgagacagtcaaacacaacacacacagcagagagacaatcaaacacagagagcagagagacagtcaaacacaacacacacagcagaaagacagtcaaacacagagacagcagagagacagtcaaacacaacacacacagcagagagacaaTCAAACACATagacagcagagagacagtcAAATTACtgcagcctgtctctctctctctactctgttactgcagcatgtctctctctctactctgttactgcagcatgtctctctctctactgtgttactgcagcctgtctctctactgtgttactgcagcctgtctctctactgtgttactGCAGCCTGTCTCTCTACTCTGTTACTGCAGCCTGTCTCTCTACTCTGTTACtgcagcctgtctctctctctactgtgttactgcagcctgtctctctactgtgttgCCAGTCTATACCAGACAAGTCCTCTGTTTCTGTGA